The Terriglobia bacterium nucleotide sequence GGGTGCCGGTAAGACTTTCCGTCAATTGACCCTCAATTAACGCCACGGTAACATTTTGTGGGCTGGAGCGTCTGGAGGATCTACCGGAAACGAGCTCGTAACGAGGTTGCATGCATAGGTACTGGTCCTTTCCGATCGTCGGCGCGCTGACTCTGTCGCTGCTCTCCTGCAAGACCGAGGAGACCAAGCCGACGGCAGCAGCCCCGCCTCGGCAGGCCATGGCGCCCAAGCTGACCGCCGCACCGCCGCCTCCACCGCCGAAAATTCAGGAACCAGTCCAGCCCAAGATCGACCCGGTGGAAGCGCTGATCGCCAAGGTGGAGAAGGAATACCAGGCGGGCCTGACCAACTACAACGCCGGCCACCTCGACGCCGCCAAGGACAATTTCGACCGCGCCTTCGATCTGCTGCTCCAGTCCGGGCACGACGTGCGCGGCAATGACCGCCTGCAGCAGGAATTCGACAAGCTGGTTGAGGGCGTGAATAACCTCGAGATCGTCGCCTTGCAGGCCGGCGATGGCTTCACCGAGCAGAAAGCCGAGCCCGCGCCCATCGACGAGGCTAACGAGGTCACGTTTCCTGTCGATCCCAACATCCGCGCCAGGGCGGAAGCGGAAATGAAGGATACCCACTCCGACCTGCCGCTGGTGATCAACGACGAGGTGGCGCGCTACATCAGCTACTTCTCCAGCGGCGGGCGCGGCACACTGGAGCACGCCCTCACCCGCGCCGGCCGCTATCGCGAGATGATCCTGCGCATCCTGAGGGAAGAAGGCGTGCCGCAGGACCTGATTTACCTGGCGCAGGCCGAATCCGGCTTCCATCCGCTGGCACTGTCGCGCGCCGGGGCTCGCGGAATGTGGCAGTTCATGGCCGGGCGCGCTTCCGGGTACGGCTTGCAGCGCAACTGGTGGCTGGACGACCGCCAGGATCCGGAAAAGTCCACCCGCGCCGCGGCCCACCATTTGAAAGACCTCTACAACCAGTTTGGCGACTGGTATCTGGCCATGGCCGCCTATAATTCCGGCCCCGGCACCGTCCAGTCTGCCGTGCAGCGCACCGGCTACGCCGATTTCTGGCAGCTTTACCGCCGCGGCGTCCTGCCCAAGGAAACGCGCAATTACGTTCCCATCATTGTGGCCGTCACCATCATGGCCAAGAACCCCGCGCAGTACGGGCTTGACCACCTGACGCCGGAACCGCCGCTCAAGGCGGACAGGGTTGAGATCAACTATCCCGTGGACCTGCGCCTGGTTGCCGAGTGCGTGGACAGCAGCGTCGCCACGCTCCAGGAATTGAATCCCAGCCTGCTCCGCATGACCACGCCGAAGGATGGCTCGTTCTCCCTGGCGCTGCCGGCCGGCACGGCGGAAAAGTTCCGGCACAACATCGCCGCCATTCCCAAGGACATGCGGGTCTGGTGGCGCTATCACAAGGTCAACCGCGGCGAAACCCTGGCCGAGGTCGCCCGCCAGTACCGCACCACCTCCACCGCCATCGCCCAGGTAAACAGCCTGCGCGATAACGACCTGGAGGCCGACTCGAAATTGATCATCCCGGTCACGCCCGGAAGGCGCACCGCCAGCGGCGAGGCGCAGGTGGCATACTCCAAGCGGCCGACTTCTTATAAAGTCCGCAAAGGCGACACCGTCCTTTCCATCGCCGACGACTTCAGCGTTCCCGCGGAGAAGATTCGCAAGTGGAACCGTCTCCATGGCAATCAGGTGCGCGCCGGACAAACTCTGCGTATCTATCGACCCGTCGCCGAGCCGGCCACAGCCCGGCAAATGGCTTCGAACAAGACACCTAAGTACAAGAAGGCAAGCAGCTTACAGGCGTCCAACGGCGAGCGCTTGCTGCACCACAAGGTCAAGTCCGGAGAGACTTTGGTCAGCATCGCCAACCGATATAACACCAGCGTTGCCGCCCTCCGGCGCGACAACAAAATCTCCAGCCTCAAAGCCGGCGACGTGCTGGTCATCCGCACCCCGTGATTCCGGATTGCGGAAACCCGTCTTGCTGCCGCCGGTTTCCCCCCAGTGCATCTCTGCCTGCCCGCACCGGCATCCATGCTAGCGTTGTAGTGGAGACAAAAATTGCTGTGCTATAATCCGCCGCGGTTTTTGGTACTCCTTCATCGGCTCTGTTTGCTGTGATCCCAGGTACCACGCGAGCTGCCTCGGTGCGATGACGCCGCGCTCGCCAACTAGGAGGAAAAATGTTCGACGACATCACTCTCTACGGACGCGACGACGAGATGGACGAATTTGGCGAGGCCGGCTCCTACGGCGAGAACCTGGAAGAGGACTTCGAGGAAGAAGAGGAAGAGGAAGAAGAACCGGCGGGCGCCATAACCCCGGCCCCCGGCGGCGTTGGCGTCCCGACGGCCGGCGCTCCCACCGCGGGTGGAGGCGGCGGTGAGGCTGGCGGCGCGCCCAA carries:
- a CDS encoding LysM peptidoglycan-binding domain-containing protein, giving the protein MHRYWSFPIVGALTLSLLSCKTEETKPTAAAPPRQAMAPKLTAAPPPPPPKIQEPVQPKIDPVEALIAKVEKEYQAGLTNYNAGHLDAAKDNFDRAFDLLLQSGHDVRGNDRLQQEFDKLVEGVNNLEIVALQAGDGFTEQKAEPAPIDEANEVTFPVDPNIRARAEAEMKDTHSDLPLVINDEVARYISYFSSGGRGTLEHALTRAGRYREMILRILREEGVPQDLIYLAQAESGFHPLALSRAGARGMWQFMAGRASGYGLQRNWWLDDRQDPEKSTRAAAHHLKDLYNQFGDWYLAMAAYNSGPGTVQSAVQRTGYADFWQLYRRGVLPKETRNYVPIIVAVTIMAKNPAQYGLDHLTPEPPLKADRVEINYPVDLRLVAECVDSSVATLQELNPSLLRMTTPKDGSFSLALPAGTAEKFRHNIAAIPKDMRVWWRYHKVNRGETLAEVARQYRTTSTAIAQVNSLRDNDLEADSKLIIPVTPGRRTASGEAQVAYSKRPTSYKVRKGDTVLSIADDFSVPAEKIRKWNRLHGNQVRAGQTLRIYRPVAEPATARQMASNKTPKYKKASSLQASNGERLLHHKVKSGETLVSIANRYNTSVAALRRDNKISSLKAGDVLVIRTP